One window of the Solanum stenotomum isolate F172 chromosome 11, ASM1918654v1, whole genome shotgun sequence genome contains the following:
- the LOC125845256 gene encoding CMP-sialic acid transporter 2-like codes for MAAIGAMPEIGGFRQKSRRSFVTLILTVLTSSQSILIVWSKRAGKYEYSVTTANFLVEALKCALSLVALLRIWRKDGVTDDNRLSTTWDEVKVYPIPAALYLVKNLLQYYIFAYVDAPGYQILKNLNIISTGILYQIILKRKLTEIQWAAFILLCAGCTTAQLNPSSDHVLQAPLQGWVMAIVMALLSGFAGVYTEAIIKKRPSRNINVQNFWLYVFGMIFNAFAIMTQDFDAVMNDGFFHGYSLITVLMILNHALSGIAVSMVMKYADNIVKVYSTSVAMLLTAVVSVFLFGFHLSLAFFLGSTVVSVAIYLHSTSKARR; via the exons ATGGCCGCGATCGGAGCAATGCCGGAGATTGGTGGCTTCCGACAGAAAAGCCGAAG GTCATTTGTAACACTTATTCTGACAGTTCTTACGAGTTCACAATCGATTCTCATTGTTTGGTCGAAGAGAGCTGGGAAGTATGAGTACAGTGTAACCACTGCAAATTTTCTG GTAGAGGCATTGAAATGTGCATTGTCTCTTGTGGCCTTGCTAAGAATCTGGAGAAAGGACGGTGTTACTGATGATAACAG GTTGAGCACTACGTGGGATGAAGTTAAAGTGTATCCTATTCCTGCTGCACTTTACCTTGTCAAGAATCTACTTCAG TATTACATTTTTGCGTATGTAGATGCTCCTGGATATCAGATACTGAAGAACTTAAATATTATCAGCACTGGCATATTGTATCAAATTATTCTCAAAAGGAA GTTAACTGAAATTCAGTGGGCTGCTTTCATTCTACTTTGTGCTGGGTGCACCACTGCACAGCTTAATCCTAG TTCTGATCATGTTCTTCAGGCTCCTTTACAAGGTTGGGTTATGGCTATT GTAATGGCCCTTTTGAGTGGTTTTGCAGGAGTGTACACAGAG GCTATAATTAAGAAGAGACCGTCAAGAAATATTAATGTTCAGAACTTCTGGTTGTATGTCTTTGGAATGATCTTCAATGCTTTTGCAATAATGACTCAAGATTTTGATGCAGTCATGAATGA TGGGTTCTTCCATGGATATTCACTGATTACGGTTCTTATGATTCTCAATCACGCACTAAG TGGTATTGCAGTATCAATGGTGATGAAGTATGCTGACAATATTGTGAAG GTCTATTCAACTTCAGTTGCAATGCTACTGACTGCAGTTGTTTCTGTATTTCTGTTTGGGTTTCACCTTTCCCTTGCCTTTTTCCTTGGTTCCAC CGTTGTTTCTGTAGCAATATATTTACACTCGACCAGCAAAGCCCGAAGATAA
- the LOC125845227 gene encoding CMP-sialic acid transporter 3-like: MNEVSECSVCHSKLVASPTKRTVSKAYDRHRTVVSVKTRAFNVFLVVGDCVLVGLQPILVYMSKVDGKFEFSPISVNFLTELAKVTFAVIMLCLEARNQKAGEKSLLSFSTLFQAARNNVLLAVPALLYAINNYLKFIMQLYFNPATVKMLSNLKVLVIAMLLKIVMKRRFSIIQWEALALLLIGISVNQLRSLPEGASALGLTVTTGAYLYTLIFVTVPSLASVYNEYALKSQFETSIYLQNLFLYGYGAIFNFLGILGTVIYKGPDNFDILRGHSRATMFLICNNAAQGILSSFFFKYADTILKKYSSTVATIFTGIASAVLFGHTLTMNFILGISIVFISMHQFFSPLAKVRDEPQNGNLEMDYQKNYRSKDGSFINMAAGASEDASHRVGPDDREPLLPR; encoded by the exons ATGAATGAAGTGTCGGAATGCAGCGTTTGTCACTCGAAATTGGTAGCTTCGCCTACCAAAAGAACGGTTTCAAAGGCTTATGATCGTCATCGGACTGTTGTATCGGTGAAGACTCGAGCTTTCAACGTGTTTTTGGTTGTCGGTGACTGCGTTTTGGTCGGTTTACAG CCTATACTCGTATATATGTCAAAAGTTGATGGCAAATTCGAGTTCAGTCCCATCAGTGTTAATTTTTTGACTGAGTTGGCAAAAGTTACATTTGCAGTAATAATGCTATGCTTAGAG GCTCGAAACCAGAAGGCTGGTGAGAAgtctcttctttctttctccACATTGTTCCAG GCTGCTCGGAACAATGTGCTTCTGGCTGTTCCTGCTCTGCTTTATGCTATTAATAACTACCTTAAGTTTATCATGCAG TTATATTTTAACCCTGCTACTGTAAAGATGCTGAGTAACTTGAAG GTTTTGGTAATTGCAATGTTGTTAAAGATAGTTATGAAACGCCGTTTTTCCATAATTCAG TGGGAGGCTCTTGCGCTATTGCTTATTGGCATCAGTGTGAATCAGCTGCGTTCTCTGCCGGAAGGTGCATCAGCTTTGGGTCTTACAGTAACAACAGGGGCATATTTATATACCTTGATTTTC GTCACTGTTCCTTCACTGGCGTCTGTCTACAATGAATATGCTTTGAAAAGCCAATTCGAGACCAGCATTTATCTTCAG AATTTGTTTTTGTACGGATATGGTGCAATCTTCAACTTCCTAGGCATACTTGGAACTGTCATTTACAAAG GACCTGACAATTTCGATATCTTACGGGGACACTCACGAGCAACAATGTTTTTAATATGCAATAATGCAGCTCAGGGAATCCTGTCTTCGTTTTTCTTCAAGTATGCAG ATACAATTCTGAAGAAGTATTCATCAACTGTCGCCACTATTTTCACTGGAATAGCATCTGCTGTATTGTTTGGACATACCCTTACTATGAACTTCATCTTAGGAATCTCCATTGTGTTTATCTCGATGCATCAG TTCTTTTCACCTCTTGCAAAGGTCAGGGATGAGCCACAAAACGGCAACCTGGAAATGGATTATCAGAAAAACTACAG GTCAAAGGATGGATCCTTCATAAATATGGCGGCTGGGGCAAGTGAAGAT GCTAGCCATCGCGTTGGACCTGATGACAGAGAACCCCTTCTTCCCCGTTAG